CGCAAAGACAGAGACAACAGGGGTGGTGGAGTTGTAATTTACACAAGAGCCGATATCATAGTCAGCGAAGTTAGTTATACTCAGCTCAACTCAACATCGATTGAGCAAATCTGgcgaaaaataaaactttgtcaaGAATCATTTCTCCTCGGCTGCTTATATGGTCCACACGACAAAAATGATCAAGTTCTTACTCAGTATACCACATCGATCACTACTGCTCAACAAATACTGCCTAATATAAACTGCTCTGCAATGCTACTGTATGGCGATTTCAGTTTTACATCTTATGAGTCTACAAAGGTAACAGCGGTATTGCAACTGCTGCTTACGTAAGTTGTGAGCGTCAAGGTGACATCAGGTTCCAGAAGTGCCTTGATGAATGTCACTTAACTCAGCTTATCACATTCTTAACCTACCGTAGTAGTCGACAGGTCGAGCCTACTAGCACACTCGATCTTATTATAACAAATGAGCCAGACCGTGTAATCTTATTAAACAAAACGATTCTCTTGGTGAAACTCCAATGGGCTAAGCACACTACTTTATCGAAGGTCAATTTGCTGTTGCATGCCTCAATAACTCGCCTACTTTGCCGCTAAAACCTCGACTTATTTGGAGTCGAGCAAACTACGCAGCAATATCAGCACATATTGCAGCTGTTGAATGGGAAACAGTATTCACTGGACTAAATGCAAACGATGATTACAAACTTCTAGAAAACGTGTACAATGAAGCCACTAACCTACACATTCCGTCAACTACCACTCCGTTTACAGAAAAACAGGAGCAATGGGTAAAACCAAAACTTATTGAGGCGGTCAAAGCTAAACGCACCTCTTGGGCCAAGTACATTAATGCAGGTCGAGATAcgcacaaatattttaaaatatcgcATCGCACTGcctgcaaaaaagttaaaaaaatggtcaaaGCTGGTAGGCAGAGCTACGAAGAGCTACTCGTCAGAGATTCTGAAAGCAACCCTAAACGCTTACATGCATATGTAAGAAGCAAGCAGAGTTTCAGTAACAACATTACATCACTTGAAACAGTTAATAGCAACATCACAACCGATACCAGCGATATATGCGCATcgttaaataactattttcaatCAGTCTTTGTTTTAGAGCCCCTTTGAAAGTTGTACAGAAGCAGTTTGTGTCATCGATCCAGCAAATTTCTCTATCGATATAGTACAAAAATGCCTAAAAAACCTTGATGAAAGATAATCAACCGGCTACAATGGCCTACACCCACGGGTCCTTAGTAAATGTTCAGCTACCTTTGCCAAGCCTCTTTCGCTTATCTATAAGTGCTCCTTGTGGAAAATATTGAATGTAACACCTATTTTCAAGAAAGGGAGTAGGCTAAAAATATCCAACTACCGGCCAGTTATGCTTACTTTCATACCTTGCTAAATTATggaaagtattttacaaaaaagaataatgGAACACTGCGTTGCTAATGGTCTAATTTTTCCAAACAAGTATGGCTTTGTTCATCATAAGGGATGCGTATCAAACCTTTTAGAAACTCAGGATATCATGACGGAAGCAACTCACTGCAGACACGTAGTAGACTTCATTTACACAGACTTTGCAAAAGCGTTCGACAAAGTACCACACAAACGCCTTCTTCATAAGCTGAGAGCGTACGGTATTCAAGGCGCTCTCGTTGACTGGATCGTAGCTTGGCTAAGCAATCGATGTCAACGAGTGGTTATAAACGGAATTTCTTCTGAATGGAAAGCAGTCACTGGTGGAGTGCCTTAAGGCTCGGTCTTGGGCCCATTGCTATTCGTAATCTTTGTAAACAACCTGCCGGATAGAATTACTCATCATATGAAACTATTTGCCGACGACAGCAAAATAATAGGGTTAATTAAAAAGGAGTTGGACAACATCACTCTCCAAGATGACGTTGACAGAGCAGTGAAATGGTCACATATTTGGCTCTTGCATTTCAACGTTGACAAATGCAGATGTAACAAGTCAACGTACAAATACTTAATGTCTAACGACGACGGCACCCATCGTCCTCTCGAAAAAACCGCAGTCGAAAGAGACCTTGGTGTGATGGTCTCGAATGACCTTAACGTCAAACCGCATATAGAGTCAGCCGCATCAGTAGCAAATAGAATGCCCCCATGTTGAGGTTGCTGTACAAGCCTGGTCACCGCATTTAAAATCAGACATTGCTATTCTCGAGCAAATCCAACATcgagcaacaaaaacaatatcgaCTATTAAACACCTGTCCTATGAAGATTGACTCCAGCGGCTCGGTTTAACAAATCTTGAAAAACGCCGCAAAAGAGCAGATCTTATCAAGCAATTCAAAATGTCTCGTAAACTCGAGCTTGTCAGTTTTGTTGTCccgcaaaaattttcaaaaagtaaagataagTAAATTCTAAAAGGCCATAACCATAAACTAGAACGTCAGATGGTAAAAAACTGTGAGGAgcgatataactttttttcaaatagaattgTCGCCCCATGAAATGCGCTTTCGCAAGTAGCAGTGAACGCTCAATCCATCAACGctttcaaaaacaacataagAAAGTAACTTTATAGGTACAACTCCTGCTTTGTCTGTAGCGTCTGTATCTCCATGTTCGTCAGCGTAGAGGGCCTGGTGTAGCACCTcttcatcaaattataaatagattattgtatttgtatttgatcactgaataataataataataataataataataataataataataataataataacaatctAAAACAACAAAAGTCCTGCCTCAACCGCtagtgtctattgttaaaaatgtttattaggtagcttcattactgaaactacttcttctaatcattcactaaaagccaaaaaaacttttttggaataaatacctaattttttttatctcactatgattttttatctttagcattgttaataaaattacttttttaaaaaaagagtatttccaACCTTCTAATCAAACACTAGAGTTTTCTAAAATAGCtcacaaagtaagttttttattgagttttaaaatGTGACTAAATTtcttcaccttttttttttccccacatgttatgtaatttttcaacatattacatttaaatatgtattcaataacTTTATTCCATTTTATAAGTAGATTTACTCTTATAATTGGTTTAAAAGTCGCTAATTGTTAATCATTTTGTAAAGGGGTTTACTTGTTCTAAAGACACATTACTAATCTTCATACTATTTactaaaagctatttaaaaaaattgcaattcaaattgttgtaattgtacttgtaatatttggtgttatcttttaataattgaGTTATCTAAAACCAATATTATCGGTCCTCAAGTAGTGTACTTTACATATAtgggtttttttttctgttgagtgtttattgcagaaaaacattatttattttatgtttcaaaaaataaattatttcacatTTCTAGCTCCACAAGACTATTTTCACGGGTCCTCATTTCTACGGTTCCACATTTGCTTTGCAAATAAATGTTGTCTTGTTTAAAGGGTTGAtatttaattatagaaatatCTTGTTGTGTTACTTATTCAATTAGGTAAATCTAATGCAGTATAAAATAGAAAGTAGTTAACTAACGCATTTAACGCAGTATAAAGTAGGATGTTGTTAAGTTCagaatttttcttataaaataaaaaaacgctttaagttttaataagcTCTCCACGTCTGAGGAAAGAGTGCGTAAGTCAAATTATTTGCTCAAAAAGcgactttttaaaatgaattatttttctaCTGGTTACTAATTAATATTGAAGTAAGTatggaataagtatagaaattaTCGgtgtaaatatataagtatagaaATAATCATTGTTGAAAAACCTCTTTATGGATCCAGACACCgagaatttaatttatatgcatatatttaagGAAAAGTAAGAAGAAGTCAGTGTAAAATAGACTTACTAAGACCGTACTTTTACAAGTCTATTCAGCTGTATTAATAGATTTAGATCGTAAAAATACATAGATCACGTATATAGCTATAttgataaaatgtataatatgagaaaattttgaaattttttttaacttttataactatttaaaaaaaatgtatttgcaataaatatatacggcaagattgaaaaaatacaaaacttattaTGCCATGGGGTGGATTTGAGTCCTCGGaaacaacactgatgacagcAAACTAATCTAATGAGCTGTCAAAGATATACGTTTATGTGAAAAGTAAACCATTTTATAATTAGCTATGCGGAAAAGGTGCGCATGATAATTTTTTTCGCTCTTaaggcaaatttttttaaatgaaatattcttCTATCGTTTACTAAGAagtattgaagtaaaaaaagaataagtatagaaataatTAATGAGGAatagataagtatagaaatggtcgatttggtaaagacccgtattttacgcgTCCGGGTGGCTTCGACATATATTTAcaaggaaaaagtatagaaaaagaCGATTTGTAATGGACTTACAAAGAATCGTATTTTGACGGGTCCAATCAGCTAGTACAATTATTAATAATGCattcacaaaacttttttttgacaaaagtttGTCACAGTTTTTGAGTAGTTCACACTAATTGAGTTTGCCTCAACTTTTGAAGCCTAACTTTCTTTGTTGTTTTGAATTTGCGCAAAATCAAAATTgccacatattttttaaaaccaatgtATTTTGTGGTATTACTtcttcgaaaaaaaaaacatagcaaaATACATTCgtaaaaattctaaaactatTCTAAAAATGTATAGAAGTTAagactatttttttgaaaaaaaagaaagacaaatCTTGATTTTTATGTGAATTTTATGTACTCAAGTCAAAATAGTCTTATAAGATCCTATAGCAATCCTAAAGATCCAATAGGATTCCGGTAGGATCTATAGGATTCCTAAACGGCTCCAATAGGTATACTATAGGTTCTATAGGAAACCTATGGGACCTATGGGATTACAACAGGAATTTTATTACAATCTTATATGTCTCATAGGTTTGCTACAGGACtaatagaatttctataagtGTCCTACAGGTTCTATTGGAACGCTAATGCAATCCCATAGGTCCTATAGGATTCGCATATGTATCCTATAAGTTCTACAGGATACCTTTTGATTCTTATTGCATTCCTATAGGATCTATAGGATTCATACATGCAACCTATAAATTCTATAGGATTACATAAAGACCAACTGATACCTATAGGACTGCAATAGCAATCCTATAGGTCCAATGAGATTCAAATAAACAGAATAAAACTGCTATAAGATTAATAGTATAAtccaatattaataatataattcgtacaaaaatcataaaactccgataaaaataaaccaatttcCTAACAAATGTAATTATCTTTAACAACTCCTATTGGATTCAATAGgctttttaaatgcaaaatacaACTTCTTCACTGGAAATTTATGGCAAACTAACATTTAAACGTGTATTTGTTCAGCAAATTTCAAAGCAAATTAAAACCTATTGGAATATTAAGAAATTAAAGCCGGGTAAACAAATAATTGATGAAACCCATTTTAAAGCAAATGTGGTTTGGATATCTTTGTAATAATgaaagaagaatatatatattatatatatattatatatatatatatatatatatttatatatatatatatatatatatatatatatatatatatatatatatatatatatatatatatatatatatgaaaatatatatatatatatatatatataaaatatatatatataaaacatatatatatatatatatatatatattataatatatatataaattatatatacatatacatatatatatatatatatatatatatatatatatatatataaaatttaatatatatatatatatctatatatatctatatatatttatgcatatatatatatatatatatatatgtatgtatatatattatatatatatatatatatatataaatatatatatatatacatatatatatatataatatattatatactattatatatataattatatatatatatataatatattatatactatatatatatatatatatatatatatatatatatatatatatatgtatatatatatatatatatatataaatatatatatatatatatttatacatatatatatatatatataatatattatatactatatatatatacataaaatatatattatataatatattatattatatatatatatatgtatatatatatatatatatatatatatatatatatatatatatatatatatatatatatatatattgatttaataatataaaatctctGTAGTGATTATAATACTTCTTTCAATAATAATTAGCTACATTTCATTAGTAACATTAACTTATTTGCTTAGAATAACATACTTCAATTTGTACTATTGTAactatagatgtttttttattagctgGCTGAAGTGGTACAGGGTGAAGATCAGAGAAGCATCGATATAAatcaaaatgctttaaaaaaaaaacaacaccaaactttgatatcatcaaagaaaaaataaacataacatgtGTATACAGATAATTTTTCTGCCATACACATACATCTGCAGAAGTTCTGGAAGAACTTCGCTATttacaactaaatatttttgtaaaattaaacaaatgatCACCAAACATTTAGAAGAAACATTATGCATTAATAAACAACAGTAAATTTTGAGAGAAGATATTGGCGTAGAGAGCATagatgaaaagatttttgtttttttaaaaaaaaaaattttgtaattttttattctcttacatatttgaatcatttttatatttaacatctcataatattttctacatacctttataactaattatttaaataaatcaatttggATTTTTCAGGTCTATGTTAATGGAACCCCCTTTTTCCACTTAAAAGGTAGCTTATtgcattataatttattttatctacatttaatATAGGGATATACCGAAATTACGGCcggatttaaaataaattatttttttaaagatttgtgagacagactgtgtaaattaaatcaaaaaattattatactacAAGGAAAGGAAGAACTATAGGTAAAGCTAggtaaaatatacaaaattctCAATAAACACAATGTAATTTTAGGTAAAGCTTCAGTTAAGCagtctaaaataatattatttttttcctttttgcaCTCTTGTCAGTATAAGCTTTTTTGACAATAGgaattttaattgaaacaaaaaaagacaaaagattGCTGCCCGATACCAAACCCTTATTAATATAACAGCCCTtctttgtagcagcaggctataagatagtcgatgtagtaACACTCCCTTGTCGCAGCAGACTAAGATAGTCGATGCATGTACTAAAGTAATAGTAAttctttatgtttatataaaaaggtCACCACTTTGAGCAAGTCAACACATGAAGGCGCaacaatcaaagaaaaaaagttattttagacggcttaactgtagctttacctacttttatttgcagtaatcaCTTATGTATAAATTTCTCAAAGTTTAGGAATATTGTGGTGCAAAAAGGTTGTTATCCAGTTTTTAGCaacaaacaatctttttttttatcaaaaatgctACTGCCTCtcaaaataatcttatttttaatgtttctaaacttataaatagttaaaagtaTGGGATGCCTATTTcagtatatatttcaattttaacctaaatgtaaaaatataaaacaaagaaataattttaaatataaatattatgacaGATATTACCTGCATAATGCAGGTAAAATctgtaataatatttaaatttaaaattattataaatataaagacacaaataaaaacaacatattagaTATAAATGAAACAAGAATTAATCAATGAAgtaggtaatatatatatatatatatatatatatatatatatttatatatatatatatatatatatatatatatatatatatatatattataggttataaatatattatgtagcCACCATGCTGAGGTGCAGGCTTTCGCTGTCAATCTTGTAGGTAAAAAGTTGCCTAAAtataattcctaaaaaaaaagaattagtatatttgtttgttttatttacgcAGGAAATACTACTTATTCCAGTTATATCGGCACAAGACGATGAATGGAATATATCAgttgatgaaaaagttttatttcataaaacaagTTGCTCTTTTTCTGAAGCTCTTCTAGCATAGTTTGCTACATTTCGGATATGCAGTATTAAGTTCCCTAATAGATTATACAAAACATGTcagctttagaaaaaaaacttcttgGTGGAACAGGAAAAGTCTTTTACGCTGCGACCATTTTCTATAGGCGCATGTGGgctatgttttaaaaacgtacttaactttatttatatagcgtatttcaataaattataaataaagtatcaaaaaataattaaaactatcaaaaaataatattaaatttgaaaagagcttaatcataaataaattaaattcaaaagatagCTGACTATTTTTTATAGACGCAgttcacatttttttatcaaaactattaaaacaaatgtttttatcacATTTTCAGTACTCGATTGGACCTCCTTTGCGCTTGATTACTTGATAAATTCGTTTTCGCATACTTCCCTCTAAGTTTTCCAGTACTTTTGGCTCCATATCCTCCCAGCATTCTGATACTTTTTCTCGATGATAAGCCAATATTTGAcctttttcaatatctttaagGACCTTTCTTTTCGGTATTTGGTTAAGTTCAACCTAATTTCGactcacaaaataaaaaatactacataATATAAGAAATTTGCGACAAAACTCGTAAAAACTTCAGTGCGTCTATAAAAAGTTGCTCGTCAAAATTCGTGAAAAATTTAATGCGTCTATAGAAAATTGCCAAGTAAATAtcaaaaatctaattattttaatacaattgaGACAATTAATAATTAGATGCATAACAGATCATTGTTTTCTAACATACGCTTATTTAAAAGTACcgttataacaattttattaccaCTGCAACACTGTAAATCCGCTAAATTCTACATGCGTTTATAGAAAATGGTCacagtgtgtatatatgtatatatatatataaatatatatatatatatatatatatatatatatatatatatatatatatatatatatatatatatatatatatatatatatatatatatataatatatatatatatatatatatatatatatatatatatatatatatatatatatatatatatatatatatatataaaggggtCATGGCAAAAACAGGGGATGTCAATTTTTCGCAAACTGAGAAAactcaaaatcaatttttaaagacttCCTTTACCCCTCAATCTTACAAGAAGAAGTTTgatcttgatttttatttttttattgaccttagaatgaatgaaaaaatgaaatgttttcaaatagttacaaaaactgTCGGTTTGCTATTGAATTTTGCAACTTGTCTCTAAATATGACGTTCCCTGTTTTTCATTTGCACAGCACATTTCTTTAAAACTGGGAATACCTTTGAGCGATTTAAGCTCTAATATCCTTTCACAAAccaatattatcttttttttttagttgctttttatttcaacgaatattcaaaagtatatataaaaatacttgacaacatttttattagttttgacTTTGCTCTTGGTTAACTTGGCAATAAATAAGTTTGTATGTAccctgaaaatattttgaaaaaaaaagttacttgctTTATGAAAATGTACAACTATTTATTAGTCGTTGTTAAGACCTTATGTATTCTTTCAAACCTAGATTTGCTTAGgttaaatatagaaagaaacgctttataataagtttgaattttttcataGGAGTCTCTTGctattaataaatgatattgATAAGAATAGCAGTGTAAATCTTTCTCTTTACTTCGTATTCTACGTCTTCTTTGTCTCACTTTTATTGGagttataattaatatcaaaaagacATCCTGCTAGTCTTTACATgacatttatttaaacttggTTAAAACTGTTTGTCTATCTTGCAAACTAATAACTTCAAAACTCTTTAAACGAATGCAGTAACAAGACTCGCCTATTATATGACTtgaaagtttcatttttttttaactatcgTTAAAAAGTAgcgatagtaaaaaaaaaatttatttaaatttttatcgtTTTCTGGCATTTTCTTGCCTTTTTCTAGGTTTTTTGTGAATTCAGGATGTGCGTCTGACATTTTTAAGGCCgtatttatctttttcaaaacaaaaaaatttgtcattCCTGGATTTACGGTAGCAACAGCAATACATTCCCTATTTTTACGTGGCAGGGGTATTTTGACCCCTAAAGTGGCcctttagtttttgtttttttctataacttCAATATAGAATGCAGCCTATGATTTGTATaacatgttaataaaaaaatatcaaaattttcaaaaactgacATCCTCTGTTTTTGCCCTAACCccttcgtatatatatatatatatatatatatatatatatatatatatatatatatatatatatatatatatatatatatatatatatatatatatatatatatatatatatatatataggtgtaTATGTATAATACGTGTTACATGTACACTTATACacgtacatatgtatatatatatatatatatatatatatatatatatatatatatatatatatatatatatatatatatataaaactgtatatagaatatatatatatatatatacacattctATAAACAGTGGCGGATCTAGCTTTTTGGGAGCCCAGGGCTTAAAAATAGCAAGGGGCCCTAGCCCTACAcgaataaagatttttaattgattatgcGATTAATTGATTTTCggttcattatttaaataaaatgaaagacaatattaaagattaattgtttttatcattattattcatattCACTAACAGTCACAAATATCGTAAATATTTAAGCATAATaaattcataacaaaaataagttatttaattttaagatttttaatgacGCAGTTTTCGAACCTTTATTAGGGCATATTCCTTTATAACCTCATCGTAGTTTAATGACTTTGTAATTTTATGTTCTATGGATAGAAGCATTAAATCAGCCAATCTGTCATCACTCATTGTATTtctttgcttatttttaatttagctcATTCTGGAAAATGATCTTTCTGCTTCACAATTGGTTATAGACATTGTaagaaaaattttcattacTGTGTACAAATTCGGAAAAGTATCAATAAGGTGTTtgtcataaattatttttaaaatttcagcaCAATTAATTTGGCTTTGCTCGTTAACTACAATTATGTTAATACATTCTTTAAAATGAATGCATTCGCTTTTCAGCGTGGCAAAATCTTCAATATCCTCTCTATAAAACTTACATGCATTCTGCATACTGGATtcatctaataaaataaaatttgaaataaaatttatataaattt
This portion of the Hydra vulgaris chromosome 13, alternate assembly HydraT2T_AEP genome encodes:
- the LOC136089843 gene encoding uncharacterized protein LOC136089843, with the translated sequence MEHCVANGLIFPNKYGFVHHKGCVSNLLETQDIMTEATHCRHVVDFIYTDFAKAFDKVPHKRLLHKLRAYGIQGALVDWIVAWLSNRCQRVVINGISSEWKAVTGGVP